The window GCCGTGTAGACGACGCGGGGGAGCGCGGCCACCGTCAGCGGGCCGGCGCCCCATTCCAGCGGAGCGACCGCCCCGGCCTGCCCCACGAGAGCCAGTGACGTGAGACCGGCGATGCCCGTCAGCGCAGTCCGTGTGACCATGCCGACACCGTAGGCGGGCAAATCACGTCAAAGTATGTAATGACACTCGATCCTTGCCCGGGTGGGCATTGCCCCACCTACCCCGGATGTGGGCTCCGGCCCCCCGAAGCGCAGGATGGTGCGACCATGAGGCATGCTTTCCGCACGATAGCCAGGCGAGGGGATCGATGAGCGCAGAGACGGGCGGCCGCTCCGGCGGGCAGGGCAGGATCTCCCAGTGGCTGCGCGGCCGGCGTCCACGGCCGGACGCCGCGGCCGACTCCGCAAGCCGTGAGGAACTGCTGCTCGCCGCCGCGGAGGCCGGGCTGCCGCTCGCGCCCGCCGCCCATCCCTCCGCCTACCGGTGTTCCTGTGATCGCGTCGGGTGTCCCACCCCCGCGCGCCACCCGGTCTCGTTCGCCTGGCAGACGCAGTCCACGACCGACCGGGCGCAGATCGAGCGGTGGGCCCGGCATCAGCCGCTGGCCAACTTCATCACCGCGACCGGCATGGTGCACGACGTGCTGGACGTGCCGCTCGAAGCCGGGCAGGAGGCGCTCGAGCGGTTGCTCGCGTCCGGTGTCGAGGTCGGGCCCGTCGCCCTCTCGGGGGATGACCGGATGCTCTTCTTCACCGCCACGCGGGGTACGCCCGAGGACGAGGACGAGTGGTGGCCGTGCGAGCTGGACTGTCATCCCGAGACGATGGACGAGCATCCGGGGCTGCGGTGGCACTGCCGGGGGTCGTACGTGCTGGTGCCGCCGGCGCGGTTGGCCGGGGAGCTGACGGTGGAGTGGGCGCGGGGGCCCGAGCATCCGTTGCCGGATCCGTTGTCGTTGCTCGAGGTGCTGACCGACGAATGTGCTCGGTATGCGGGGGTCGAGCGGGAGCAGATTGCGGCGTGGCCGTTGCGGGGGTGACGGTGACTCCGTCGGGGTGGGTTCTTCGCCTGCGGGCCGGCTGTGGCTGGTCGCGCAGTTCCCCGCGCCCCTGAAAAGACTGCGCAGTTCCCCGCGCCCCTGAGGGTTGAGCTCTTCCCCGGGCGCCCGAAAGGACTGCGCAGCTCCCCGCGCCCCCCACAAAAAGCCTGCCGAACCTCGCACTCCCGCTGGAGCGCTATTCGCCCTTCGCCGCCGTCAGGCCCTGGATTCTGCCCAGGAACTGCACCTTTGGGTTCTGTGCGGACCTCGCGGGGTCCAGGACCGCCTGGTTGGAGATGGACTCCAGGGTGAGGGACTGCTTGGGCTCGCCCGTCATCAGGGCCTTCACGTCGGCGTTGGTGACGTTGATGGGGACGCCCTGGGCCGCCGTCTGCTTCTGGTAGTGGCGGGTCGTGAAGAAGACGAGGGCGCCGCCGTCCGTGGTGCGCAGGCCGACCGGAGCGTAGTCGCCGGAGGCCAGCGGCTCGTCGATGTACTGCTGGGCGAGACCGGGGCGGGCCGCGCTCGCCGCCCGGTCGGAGCGCCACTTGGTGGTGTGGGCGCCGGGGGCGAAGGCGTCGCCGCCGTCCTTCAGGTACGTCGCGTACTGCTGGGGCAGGCTCCTCGGGGCGACCGCCAGGTCCGCCGCGTCCGCCGTGACCGGCTCGGCCCAGCCGTCCTCGTCCTTCTTGAACTCCGGTATCTCCTTGGCGGCGGTGATCGTCAGATAGGAGACCTGCCACAGCTCGTTCGCGTCGCCACGGGTGAACACCAGCAGCCAACGGTCCTCACCACGGCCCTTGTTGGCCTTCGAGTCGGCGACGAACCAGCGCGGCCAGCCGGCCTTCTCGGGAATGGTGAACTCGGTGTCGGTGAGCGTCAAAGGCACGTAGTCGGGATTGCCGCCCGGCTGGTTCGTGCCACCGGCCTTCAGCTTCGCCCCGTCGATGTCCCCGAGGGCGCCCGTGACCCGGTCCGCGTCCAGGGACGGGTCGTTGGCGCCGTTCGCCTCGTTGTAGGCGGCGGTGAAGTCCTTCAGGGCGCGCGCGGCCTCGGCCTTCGTGGCCCCGGGGAGGATCTCCCGTTCCCCGTGCACCACCACGCACCCGCTCGCCGTCACCGACAGCACGGTCACCGAGGCCGCTGTCAGCGCGCTCCGGCCAAGCCTGCGAGGCCTACGTGGGCCGCGATCCCTGCTCATCAGGTGCCTTCACCTTCCCCTTCCCGGAGGCGAAACCCTACCGGGGCCGGGAAGGACGCGGGCGGCGGGATCACGTACCGGGCCCGCACTGTGATCTATTGCGCTCGCGGCGGGATCCCGGGCGTCCGTTGCGGACCGCTTCCGCCCGGTCTCAGACCTCTTCGACCTCCTCGCGGAGCGGAGCGGACGGCTTCGCCCCCGCCCGGTCGGACCGTTGGGGCGCCAGGAAGAACGCGAGCGTAGGCACCAGGTACGCGACCCACACGACGACCTGGACGACGGTCGGATCGGGCTGGAAGTTGAGGACGCCCTTCAGGAGCGTGCCGTACCAGCTGTCCGGGGGGATGGTCCCGCTGATGTCGAAGGCCTTGTTCGTCAGGCCCGGCAGGAAGTCCGCCTCCTGGAGGTCGTGGACGCCGTACGCGAGGACGCCCGCGGCCACGATCACCAGCATGCCGCCGGTCCAGGTGAAGAACTTGGCGAGGTCGATGCGGACCGCGCCCCGGTAGAAGAGGTAGCCGAGCACGACCGCGGTCAGGATGCCGAGAAGCACGCCGATCAGCGGGCCCTGGGTGCCGTCGCCCGACGCGCGCACGGACGCCCAGACGAACAGGGCCGTCTCCAGGCCCTCGCGCCCCACCGCCAGGAACGCCGTCGCGACCAGCGCACCCGTACCCATCCGCAGGGCCGCGTCCAGCTTGCCGTGCAGTTCGGACCTCAGGTGCCGGGCGGTCCGCCGCATCCAGAAGACCATCCACGTCACCAGGCCGACGGCGACGATGGACAGCGAACCACCGAGCGCCTCCTGCGCCTCGAACGTCAGCTCCTGGGAGCCGAATTCAAGGGCGAAGCCGAAGCCGAGGGCGATCCCCACCGCGACGCCGATGCCTATCCAGACGGGCTTCAGGGCGTCCCGGCGGTCCGTCTTCACCAGGTAGGCGATGAGGATGCAGACGACGAGGCTCGCCTCCAGGCCCTCGCGCAGACCGATCAGATAGTTGCCGAACACGGCCTACGCCTCCTTGGGGTCCTTCGAGAACAGCGCCCGGCCCCACCAGTCGTCCTTGTCACGGACGCCGGGCGGAATCGCGAAGATCGCTGAACCCACGTGCTGGATGTACTCGTTGAGCGCGTCCGGCGCCAGGCTCCGCTGCACCGGGATGAAGCCCTTGCGCACGTCCCGCTGGTAGGCGAGGAAGAACAGGCCCGCGTCCAGGCGGCCCAGCCCGTCCGTGCCGTCCGTGAAGGAGTAGCCGCGGCGCAGGAGCGTCGCCCCGGCGTTGGTGTCCGGGTGCGCGAGCCGTACGTGCGCGTCGGGCTTCATCGCCTTCAGGAACGGCTTGTCCCGCTCCTTCGCCTTCCCGACCGGAGCACCCTCGCCCTTGTCGCGGCCGAAGATGTCCTCCTGCTCCTGGAGGGAGGTCCGGTCCCACGTCTCGATGTTCATGCGGATGCGCCGGGCCACGAGGTACGAGCCGCCCGTCATCCAGGCCGGTCCGTCCTTCTCCTCGACCCACACGAACTTCTTCAGCCGGTCCGTCTCCGTGCCCGCGATGTTGCGGGTGCCGTCCTTGAACCCCATGAGGTTGCGGGGGGTCTGGGCCTCCGGAGTCGTCGAGGACGTCTTGCCGAAGCCCAGCTGGGACCAGCGGACGACGACCTTGCCGAAGCCGATCCGGGCAAGGTTGCGGATCGCGTGCACCGCGACCTGCGGGTCGTCCGCGCACGCCTGGACGCACAGGTCGCCGCCGCTGCGGTTCCCGTCGAGGTTGTCGCCCGCGAACTTCGGCAGCTCGACGAGGGCCTGCGGCCGCCGGTCCGCGAGGTCGAACCGCTCGAACAGCGAGGGGCCGAAACCGATGGTCAGGGTCAGCCGCGACGGCTTGAGCCCGAGCGCCTCACCGGTGTCGTCCGGCGGAGCCTCGGCCAGACCGCCGTACGCGCCCTCGCCCACCGCGTGCCCGGCGGTCATCCGCCGGGCCGCCTCGGTCCAGTCCTTCAGCAGCTGGACGAACGCGGCCCGGTCCGTCGTCTTCACGTCGAAGGCGGCGAAGTGCAGCCGGTCCTGCACCGGGGTGGCGATGCCCGCCTGGTGGGTGCCGTGGAAGGCGACCGCGGCGCCCGCCCCGGCGGCGGTCGGTTCGACGTCGTCGCCGCTGCGGGTCGCGGCCACCGCCCCGCCTGCCGCGGCGGCACCCAGCGCGAGCCCGGCACCGCCCCAGCCGATCAGCGAACGCCGGGACGGCGTACGGGAGTCGGAGCCCGCCCGGGCCGTGGAGTCCGCCTGGTCCGTGGAGCCGGTCCGGGCCGCGGAATCGGTCCGGCCGGCGGAATCACCGGCATTCGTGCTGTTCGCGGCGTCCGTGGGGTTCGTGGCGTCCGTCATGGCGTCAGGCCCCCCTACTTCACCACGGCGGCGGCGAGCTTGGACAGCGGCTCCGCGAGCGCGTTCACCGCGTCCGAGAGCTCCTTGCGGTCGGCCTTGCCGACCTTGTCGTACGAGGTGAACTCGTAGGAGTTCTTGTCCTTGCGGTACTTGTCCAGCAGCGTGTCGAGCGCCGCGAACTGCGTGTCGAGCTCCTTCGTCAGCGCCGCGTCGTTCTCCGAGGCGACCGGCTTCAGCAGCTCGTACGACTTCTCGGCGCCCTCGACGTTCGCCTTGAAGTCGACCAGGTCGGTGTGCGAGTAGCGCTCCTCCTCGCCGGTGACCTTGCCGGTGGCGACCTCGTCCAGGAGTTCCTTGGCGCCGTTGGCCATCGAGGTCGGGGTGATCTCCGCCTTGCCGACCCGGTTCTGCCAGTCCTCCAGGTCCTTGACCAACTGGTCGGCGAGCTCGGAGTCCCGGTCGGTGAGCTTCTTGTCCTTCCAGAGCGAGCGCTCCAGGCGGTGCCAGCCGGTCCAGTCCTTCTCCAGGTCCTGGCCCTCCTCCAGACCGTCCTCGCGCAGGTCGACCTTCGGGTCGATGTCGCCGAACGACTCGGCGACCGGCTCGGTCCGCTCCCAGCCGATGCGCGAGTCGGCGTAGGCCTTCTTCGCGGCCTCGATGTCACCGGCCTTGACGGCGTCGGTGAAGACCTTGGCCTTGGGCAGCGTCTCGTCCGCCTGCTCCTGCGCGTACTCCCGGTAGGAGGCGACCGCCGCGTCCAGGCGCGGGTCGCGCTCGGCGACCTTGCCGGTGCCGGTGGCCTTGACGTCCTGACGGATGCCCTTGCCCTTCATGCCGGGCTTGCAGGCGATCCGGTAGTCGCCCGCCTTCACCTCGGCGGTGACTTTCTGGCTGGTGCCGGGGCCTATGTTCTCGCGCTCGGTGACGATCCGGTCGTCGGGGAAGAGGAGATAGACCTCGGTGACCTTGGAGCCCTTGTTGGTCACGTCGATCTGGACGTGACCGGCGGGGAACTCCTTCTTCGACACCTCGCACTTGGTGTCCGTGGCCGTCACCTCGACGACACGGTCGTCGCCGGACGCGTCGCTCTTCTCGGTGCAACCCGTGACAGCGGCCAGCGCCGCCACGGTCGCGGCGGCGGTGACGGAGAGTCGGACGGCTCGCATACAGGCTCCAAGAGGGTCACAGGGCAGGCAGAGGTTCCGAGTGAGGCTGGCCTAACTTATCTGAGGCTTACCTGACCGAAAGACGCCCGTCCAGTGATTCAGCTCTCATGGACGCCGTATGAGCACGACCGGGTCACGGAGGCCCAATACACCCCCCACGTAACGGTCAAAGACGGGTCAAGAACCCCGCACGGGGGCCACCAGGACCCCACCGGTGCGCGGGTGGGCGAAGACCTCCACCGGCTGTTTGTAGACGTCCGAAAGCAGTCGGTCGGTGAAGACCTCGGCCGGCGCCCCGTCGGCCACCGCGCGCCCGGCGCACAGGATCACCACCCGGTGCGCGTACGCCGCCGCGAGGCCCAGATCGTGCAGCACCACGACCACCGCGTCCCCGTCGCGTGCCCTGTCCCGGCAGATCCGCAGCACCAGTTCCTGGTGCCGCAGGTCCAGAGCGGCCGTCGGCTCGTCGAGCAGCAGCAGCCGGGTCCGCTGGGCGAGCACCCGGGCGAGCGCGACCCTGGCCCGCTCGCCGCCGCTGAGCGCCGAGAAGGGCCGGGCCGCGAACTCGGTGACCTCCGTCGCCGCCATGGCCGCGGTCACCGCCTCGTCGTCCGTCTCCCTCGTGTACTCCTGCGCCCCGCCCGCCCAGGGCGCCCGCCCCATCCGTACGACCTCCTCGACCGGGAACGGGAAGGAGAGCGACGCGGACTGGGGGAGCACCGCCCGGCGCAGGGCCAGTTCGTGCGCCGACCAGCCGGACACGGGGCGGCCGTGGACGCGTACGACACCCGCGTCGGCCGGGAGGTCGGCGGCGAGCGCGCCCAACAGGGTGGACTTGCCCGCCCCGTTGGGGCCGACCAGTGCCAGCACCTCGCCCGCGCGGGCCCTGACGTCCACGCCGGACAGCACCTCGCGGGCGCCGAGCCGGACCCGCAGGGCCTCGGCCTCGGCGAGTACGTCGCCGGGCGCCACGGGGTCCGGCGGAGCGGTCCTCGTGCGGAGCCACCTCATGCCCAGCCTCCCTGCCTGCGACGGGTCCTGCGCAGCAGCCAGAAGAAGAACGGGCTGCCGAAGAGCGCGGTCAGTACACCGAGCGGCAGCTCGGCGGGCTCGGCGACGGTCCGGGCCGCGAGGTCGCCCGCGAGCAGCACCACCGCACCGCCCAGGGCGCTGCCCGGAAGGAGGAAACGATGACCCGGGCCCGCCGCCATGCGCAGCAGGTGCGGGACGACGAGCCCGACGAAACCGATGACGCCGGAGACGCTGACGGCCGCGGCGGTCAGCAGCGCGACCACCAGGACCAGGACGATCCGGAGCCGCTCGACGTCCACACCCAGGTGCCGCGCCGGACGCTCGCCGAGAGCCAGCAGGTCCAGCTTCCGTGCGTAGAGCGGAGCTACGACCAGTCCCGCCGCCGCGCACGGCAGCACCGCCAGCACCTTCGGCCAGGTCGCCTGGGAGAGCGAGCCGAGCTGCCAGAAGGTGATCTGGTTCACCGCCGCGGTGTCGGCCAGGAAGATGAACAGGCCGATCAGCGCGCCCGCGAAGGCGTTCACCGCGATACCGGTGAGGATCAGCGTCACGACCTCCGTACGGCCGCCCGAGCGGGACATCGAGTACACGAGCAGCGCCGTGCCGAGCCCCGCGACGAAGGCGAAGGCCGGAACCGTCCAGGTGCCGAGGAAGCCGAGACCGAGCGAGATCGCGGCCACCGCGCCGACCGCAGCCCCCGACGAGACGCCGATGACGCCCGGTTCGGCGAGCGGGTTGCCGAACACGCCCTGCATGAGCGCGCCCGCGCAGCCGAGCGAGGCACCGACGAGCAGTGCGAGCACGATCCGCGGGAAGCGCACGTTCCAGAGCACCGACTCGGGGACGCGGGGCAGTTCGCCGCCGCCCAGGCCCGCGCGGTGCGCGACGGACGCCAGGACGTCACCGGGCGGGATCTCGTACGCGCCGAGTCCGGCGGAGGCCAGGGTGAGCAGCAGGAGGAGGGCGGCCAGGCCGATGCCGAGCAGCCAGGTTGCGCCGCGACGGGACCGGCGGGGAGGGGGGCTCGCGGGCGGGGCCTGCGGGACCAGGCCCTCGTGGGCGGCGGCCTTGTCGGTCACGGTCACTCGGTGTCCTCGTACAACTGGCTGACGATGGACTTGAGTACCTGGTCCGTGCGGGGGCCGTAGTTGAGGAGGACACCGTCCTCGACCGAGACGACCCGGCGGTCCATCCCGGCGGGGGTCTGTGCGACGCCCGGAATCCCGACCAGGCCGTCCATGCCGCCGACGGACTCCAGGCCCTTGGACATGACGAGGATCGCGTCGGGGGCAGCCTGGGCGAGGGCCTCCGTGGTGATCGCTGTGAAGTCCTTCTTCAGACCCGCCTCGGCGCCTGCGTCCACGGCACCGGCCGCTTCGAGCAGGGAGGTGGCCCCCGAGCCCCTGCCTCCGATCAGATAGACGGACGCGGAGCCGCGGAGGTACAGGAACGCCACACGCGGCTTGTCGGTGCGCTGCGGAATGTCCTTGCGCACGGCGGCGATCCGCTGTTCGGAGCGCCGGGTCAGTTCCTTCCCCGCGGCGCTGACTCCGAGGGCGTCGGCGACCGCCTCGATCCGCGGGCCCACGTCGTCGAGGCCCCGGGCCGGGGCGACGACGAGGACGGGTATGCCCGCGTCGCGGATCTGGCTCATCGCCTCCGCCGGCCCGGTGGTCGCCTCGGCGAGCACGAGGTCGGGCTTCAGCGACAGCACGCTCTCCGCGGAGACGTCGTGGTTGCGGGTGACCACCGGCAGTTTCTCCGCCTGCGCGAAGGTGGCGGTGATGTCACGGGCGACGACACGGTCGCCGAGGCCCAGGGTGAAGACGATCTCGCTGAGGCTGCCGGAGAGCGGCACGACGCGTCCGGCGTCCTCGACCGTGACGTCACGGCCGTCGGACGAGCGCACGGTGACCGGGAGCCGGGGGGCGGGGGTGTCCGTCAGGGGCTCGACACGGTCTGCGGCGGCGCCGGCCCCGGCCTCGGCCGCCGGCTCGCTCGCGGACGATCCCGCCTCGGAGGAACAGCCCGTCGCCGTGATCGCCAGCACCGCAAGCAGTGCTCCCGCCACTCGTACACGCATGCGTCGCACGACCGCGTCTGTCCTTCCGGTTGACCGGTACGGCAGGGGCCGCGCCCCTGTCAGGGGCGCGGGGAACCGCGCGACCAGCCACGACCGGCCGGCTGCCGACAAGAACCCGCGGTCCCTCTTCTGTCTCATCCGGTGCTTCCCGCCCCGGCGGACATAGCTTAGGTTAGCCTTACCTATCTCGCCAGGATGGCATCACATCCGGCCAGATCCCGCCCGCTCCGGAGGACGTCCATGCCCTCGCACCCACGCACCTGCGTGACCCTGCTCTGTGCAGCGGTCCTGGTGGCACTGCTCCCGGCCGGCCAGGCCCAGGCGGCGAACCGGACCGTGCAGGGCGGCCGCCTGGACTGGGGCATCAAATCCTCCTTCCAGAGCTACGTCACCGGACCGATAGCAAACGGCTCCTTCTCGCTCACCGGTGGCGCCGCAACGGTCGGCGGCAGCCAGTTCCGCTTCCACTCGGCGACCGGCACGTACGACGGCTCCTCGGGCTCCTTCAACGCCGGTTTCTCCGGCGGAGTCCACTTCCTCGGCCACAAGAAGGGCGACGGCAGCCACCAGCTCGACCTGACGATCAGCCGCCCCACCGTCCGCCTCGCGGGCAACGGCGGCACCCTCTACGCCGACGTCACCAGCAAGGCGAAGGGCACCGGGGCGGTCACGACGTCCTCACAGGTGCCCTTCGCCTCCCTCTCGTTGGGCGGCATCGACATGAAGGGCGGCGGCAACGCCGTCCAGCTGAACAACCTGCCCGCCACGCTGACCGCCCAGGGCGCCAAGTCCTTCGCCGGGTACTACACGGCGGGCACCGCCCTCGACCCGGTCAGCCTCTCCGCGGACGTGAAGCCGGCGGCCGCCGCCGAGCCGTCGCGTACGCCGACCCCCTCCCCGTCCAAGTCCAAGGCGAAGAAGGAGACTTCCGGCCGGATCGAGGACGGCGCCGTCGACTGGGGTGTGCGCAGGACCTTCCGCGAGTACGTCACCGGAGCCATCGCCGACGGCGAGTGGAAGCTCAGCGGGGGCGCCCAGGACGGCGGTGCGCTCTTCCGCTTCCCCGAGGGCTCGGGCACCTACGACGAGAAGAAACAGACCCTCGACGCGACCTTCGCCGGAGCCGTCCGCTTCACCGGCGAACAGGGCCTCGACCTGGAGCTCGGCAAGGTACGGACCGAGGTCACGGACAGCGGGAAGGGCACGCTCTACGCCGACGTCACCAGCGGCAGCGCCACGGAGAAGAAGGTGCCGCTCGTCATCTTCACCGCCAAGGACCTCAAGCCGAAGGACGGCCTCGCCCGGGTGACCGAGGCGCCCGCGAAGCTCACCGCCGAAGGGGCCGAGGCCTTCGGCGGGATGTACAGGGCGGGCACGGCGATGGACCCGGTCTCCCTCGCCGTCGCACTGACCGACAGCGCGGAACTGCCCGCCCTGCCCGATCTGGGCAGCACGGAGTCGGCCACTCCCGAAGCCGCCGCGGACGAGCCGAAGACCGCGGAGCCCAGGACGGAGGCCACCGCGAGCGAGACGGGCTTCCCCGTCCTGCCCGTCGGCCTCGCGGCCGCTTCCCTGATCGCGGTGGCCGCCGCCCTTCTCGTCGTCCGCAGGCGCCGTGCGCGGCCGGCCGGCGGCGCCCCCGAAGAGAGCTGAACTCTCCACCGCCGTCCGCCGGTCGAGCGGACTCCCGCCCACCTATCCGAGGAGAAACACGACCATGGCCGCCAACCGCCGCCGTCCCACAGCCCTCGCCGCAGCCTGCGCGACCGCCCTCACGCTCGGCGCCACCGCGATCGCCGCGACCTCCGCGTCCGCCGCCGAAGTGCCGCTCAAGGGCTACGAGTTGACCTGGGGCATCAAGCAGTCGTACCGCTCGTACGTCACCGGGGTGGCGGGCGGCAGCTTCACGCCCGAGGGCGGCGCCACCCAGGCCAAGGACAACGGCGCGTTCACCTTCGTCAACGGCACGGGGAGCTACGACTCCGAGGCCCACACCGTGGCACTCGGCTTCGAAGGTTCCCTGAAGATCGTCTCCAAGCCGCACGGCTTCGAACTCGCCCTCTCCGACGTCAAGTTCGACAGCAAGGCCGCCAAAGTCACCGCCGACGTGACGAAGAGCGGCACGACCCAGCAGGACGTGCCGCTCGCCGAGGTCACCGTCAACCGCACGATGACGGAGATGGCGACCAAGCTGACGAAGGAGGCCGGAGACGTCCTCGGCAGCGCCAGTTACACGGGTGCGGCCGGTGACCCCCTGACCGTGCTGGAGAAGAAGACCGAGTCGCCGAACCCGACACCCTCGGGCTCCACGACCCCGTCGGCCACCCCCTCCACCACGCCGTCCGGCACTCCCTCGGGCACTCCGTCCACCACGCCCTCCACGGACCCGACGGGGTCCACGAGCCCGGCCCCCTCGCCCACCGGGGCGGACACCGCGGGCGACATCACCGACGGCAGCCTCGGCTGGGGCGTCAAGCAGTCCTTCCGTACGTACGTCGTGGACGGCGTGGCCAAGGGCAAGGTCACCGTCTCGGGCGGGGCCTCGCAGGCGTCCGGCAACGGGATCTTCACCTTCGCCGACGCCACCGGCACCTACGACACGGACGCCGACACCCTCAAGGCCTCCTTCAAGGGCTCGGTCAACTTCAAGGGCCACGAGGACAACGGCAGTTACGGCCTCGACCTCACCCTCAGCAACCTCAAGACGGCGATCGACGGCCGCTCCGGCAGGCTGACCGCCGACGTCGACAGCCTCGGTGAGAAGTCCGCCGACGTGACCCTCGCCGAGCTCAGGCCCAAGTCCGCCGACCTGACGGCGAAGAACGACGTCATCACCCTCGACGACGTCACCGCCACCCTCACGAAGGCGGGCGCCGAGGCCTTCGGCGGCTTCTACCAGGCCGGCGCCGAACTCGACCCGGTCGACCTCTCGGTGTCCCTGTCCGAGGACGCCGAACTCCCGGACACCGGCCCGACGTCGTCCACCGGCACGACGGGCGGCACGACCTCCGGCGGTGCG of the Streptomyces aurantiacus genome contains:
- a CDS encoding bifunctional DNA primase/polymerase is translated as MSAETGGRSGGQGRISQWLRGRRPRPDAAADSASREELLLAAAEAGLPLAPAAHPSAYRCSCDRVGCPTPARHPVSFAWQTQSTTDRAQIERWARHQPLANFITATGMVHDVLDVPLEAGQEALERLLASGVEVGPVALSGDDRMLFFTATRGTPEDEDEWWPCELDCHPETMDEHPGLRWHCRGSYVLVPPARLAGELTVEWARGPEHPLPDPLSLLEVLTDECARYAGVEREQIAAWPLRG
- the efeU gene encoding iron uptake transporter permease EfeU, translating into MFGNYLIGLREGLEASLVVCILIAYLVKTDRRDALKPVWIGIGVAVGIALGFGFALEFGSQELTFEAQEALGGSLSIVAVGLVTWMVFWMRRTARHLRSELHGKLDAALRMGTGALVATAFLAVGREGLETALFVWASVRASGDGTQGPLIGVLLGILTAVVLGYLFYRGAVRIDLAKFFTWTGGMLVIVAAGVLAYGVHDLQEADFLPGLTNKAFDISGTIPPDSWYGTLLKGVLNFQPDPTVVQVVVWVAYLVPTLAFFLAPQRSDRAGAKPSAPLREEVEEV
- the efeB gene encoding iron uptake transporter deferrochelatase/peroxidase subunit, producing MTDATNPTDAANSTNAGDSAGRTDSAARTGSTDQADSTARAGSDSRTPSRRSLIGWGGAGLALGAAAAGGAVAATRSGDDVEPTAAGAGAAVAFHGTHQAGIATPVQDRLHFAAFDVKTTDRAAFVQLLKDWTEAARRMTAGHAVGEGAYGGLAEAPPDDTGEALGLKPSRLTLTIGFGPSLFERFDLADRRPQALVELPKFAGDNLDGNRSGGDLCVQACADDPQVAVHAIRNLARIGFGKVVVRWSQLGFGKTSSTTPEAQTPRNLMGFKDGTRNIAGTETDRLKKFVWVEEKDGPAWMTGGSYLVARRIRMNIETWDRTSLQEQEDIFGRDKGEGAPVGKAKERDKPFLKAMKPDAHVRLAHPDTNAGATLLRRGYSFTDGTDGLGRLDAGLFFLAYQRDVRKGFIPVQRSLAPDALNEYIQHVGSAIFAIPPGVRDKDDWWGRALFSKDPKEA
- the efeO gene encoding iron uptake system protein EfeO, whose translation is MRAVRLSVTAAATVAALAAVTGCTEKSDASGDDRVVEVTATDTKCEVSKKEFPAGHVQIDVTNKGSKVTEVYLLFPDDRIVTERENIGPGTSQKVTAEVKAGDYRIACKPGMKGKGIRQDVKATGTGKVAERDPRLDAAVASYREYAQEQADETLPKAKVFTDAVKAGDIEAAKKAYADSRIGWERTEPVAESFGDIDPKVDLREDGLEEGQDLEKDWTGWHRLERSLWKDKKLTDRDSELADQLVKDLEDWQNRVGKAEITPTSMANGAKELLDEVATGKVTGEEERYSHTDLVDFKANVEGAEKSYELLKPVASENDAALTKELDTQFAALDTLLDKYRKDKNSYEFTSYDKVGKADRKELSDAVNALAEPLSKLAAAVVK
- a CDS encoding heme ABC transporter ATP-binding protein; this encodes MRWLRTRTAPPDPVAPGDVLAEAEALRVRLGAREVLSGVDVRARAGEVLALVGPNGAGKSTLLGALAADLPADAGVVRVHGRPVSGWSAHELALRRAVLPQSASLSFPFPVEEVVRMGRAPWAGGAQEYTRETDDEAVTAAMAATEVTEFAARPFSALSGGERARVALARVLAQRTRLLLLDEPTAALDLRHQELVLRICRDRARDGDAVVVVLHDLGLAAAYAHRVVILCAGRAVADGAPAEVFTDRLLSDVYKQPVEVFAHPRTGGVLVAPVRGS
- a CDS encoding FecCD family ABC transporter permease — translated: MTVTDKAAAHEGLVPQAPPASPPPRRSRRGATWLLGIGLAALLLLLTLASAGLGAYEIPPGDVLASVAHRAGLGGGELPRVPESVLWNVRFPRIVLALLVGASLGCAGALMQGVFGNPLAEPGVIGVSSGAAVGAVAAISLGLGFLGTWTVPAFAFVAGLGTALLVYSMSRSGGRTEVVTLILTGIAVNAFAGALIGLFIFLADTAAVNQITFWQLGSLSQATWPKVLAVLPCAAAGLVVAPLYARKLDLLALGERPARHLGVDVERLRIVLVLVVALLTAAAVSVSGVIGFVGLVVPHLLRMAAGPGHRFLLPGSALGGAVVLLAGDLAARTVAEPAELPLGVLTALFGSPFFFWLLRRTRRRQGGWA
- a CDS encoding heme/hemin ABC transporter substrate-binding protein, producing MRVRVAGALLAVLAITATGCSSEAGSSASEPAAEAGAGAAADRVEPLTDTPAPRLPVTVRSSDGRDVTVEDAGRVVPLSGSLSEIVFTLGLGDRVVARDITATFAQAEKLPVVTRNHDVSAESVLSLKPDLVLAEATTGPAEAMSQIRDAGIPVLVVAPARGLDDVGPRIEAVADALGVSAAGKELTRRSEQRIAAVRKDIPQRTDKPRVAFLYLRGSASVYLIGGRGSGATSLLEAAGAVDAGAEAGLKKDFTAITTEALAQAAPDAILVMSKGLESVGGMDGLVGIPGVAQTPAGMDRRVVSVEDGVLLNYGPRTDQVLKSIVSQLYEDTE
- a CDS encoding HtaA domain-containing protein, which translates into the protein MPSHPRTCVTLLCAAVLVALLPAGQAQAANRTVQGGRLDWGIKSSFQSYVTGPIANGSFSLTGGAATVGGSQFRFHSATGTYDGSSGSFNAGFSGGVHFLGHKKGDGSHQLDLTISRPTVRLAGNGGTLYADVTSKAKGTGAVTTSSQVPFASLSLGGIDMKGGGNAVQLNNLPATLTAQGAKSFAGYYTAGTALDPVSLSADVKPAAAAEPSRTPTPSPSKSKAKKETSGRIEDGAVDWGVRRTFREYVTGAIADGEWKLSGGAQDGGALFRFPEGSGTYDEKKQTLDATFAGAVRFTGEQGLDLELGKVRTEVTDSGKGTLYADVTSGSATEKKVPLVIFTAKDLKPKDGLARVTEAPAKLTAEGAEAFGGMYRAGTAMDPVSLAVALTDSAELPALPDLGSTESATPEAAADEPKTAEPRTEATASETGFPVLPVGLAAASLIAVAAALLVVRRRRARPAGGAPEES
- a CDS encoding HtaA domain-containing protein codes for the protein MAANRRRPTALAAACATALTLGATAIAATSASAAEVPLKGYELTWGIKQSYRSYVTGVAGGSFTPEGGATQAKDNGAFTFVNGTGSYDSEAHTVALGFEGSLKIVSKPHGFELALSDVKFDSKAAKVTADVTKSGTTQQDVPLAEVTVNRTMTEMATKLTKEAGDVLGSASYTGAAGDPLTVLEKKTESPNPTPSGSTTPSATPSTTPSGTPSGTPSTTPSTDPTGSTSPAPSPTGADTAGDITDGSLGWGVKQSFRTYVVDGVAKGKVTVSGGASQASGNGIFTFADATGTYDTDADTLKASFKGSVNFKGHEDNGSYGLDLTLSNLKTAIDGRSGRLTADVDSLGEKSADVTLAELRPKSADLTAKNDVITLDDVTATLTKAGAEAFGGFYQAGAELDPVDLSVSLSEDAELPDTGPTSSTGTTGGTTSGGAGTTGSTTGGVTGGLASTGSDVPVGALGAAAAVTVAAGAAVVFAVRRRRMTGSAQA